Proteins encoded in a region of the Leishmania panamensis strain MHOM/PA/94/PSC-1 chromosome 15 sequence genome:
- a CDS encoding histone H4 (TriTrypDB/GeneDB-style sysID: LpmP.15.0010) — MAKGKRSADAKGSQKRQKKVLRDNIRGITRGCVRRMARRGGVKRISGDLYEEVRRVLKAYVEDIVRCSTAYTEYARKKTVTAADVVNALRKRGHILYGYA; from the coding sequence ATGGCCAAGGGTAAGCGCTCCGCTGACGCCAAGGGCAGCCAGAAGCGCCAGAAGAAGGTACTGCGCGACAACATCCGCGGCATCACGCGCGGCTGCGTCCGCCGCATGgcgcgccgcggtggcgtgaAGCGCATCTCGGGCGACCTctacgaggaggtgcgccgcgtgctgAAGGCCTACGTGGAGGACattgtgcgctgcagcacggcctACACTGAGTACGCGCGCAAGAAGACAGTGACGGCGGCCGATGTCGTGAatgcgctgcgcaagcgcggCCACATCCTGTACGGCTACGCGTAA
- a CDS encoding hypothetical protein (TriTrypDB/GeneDB-style sysID: LpmP.15.0020) codes for MRRFKRFLLSTLILALVLPVISAPAVFWGLSASHCHYLFHPIEPVERAALGQREPLPHRSTDKRPDSNADLQASINAYLAQHNNTEGVQLPPVRIHFIAASNQTDWSFCMATASCALSGVELSVLGTETTYSHVWRFEQYLDYLDRAGVRDEDIVVTLDTDVAWTGSDVTPFLQKFARYSPASEEALDLAAVRAWEDYGEEVGSAFMATLRTMPEKQSRPLMQLPPVIFNADDDCFYHQPADGLFQCLSSDYITMHLIAAARNGASFFSHEDAARVSKENWENYKSIYSSFFAQGHGHRHLNTSLEAATFLRTPGDLFFYDGALSVGRNPSFYLNAGMHVSRAWALRELARGVLRFAKERRPRAKQEWFCDQSIISTLRYYSRMFEVNEGLLFGTGHRKDGELVRDYFGLPVGLLSVDSLTEFMFTSHLRRRKKLGELTAYYIRHRDEMFFTVPDSDLIAKSSGMFITSPLWGREVPQRCIDVPLLDDSVSIRCSRALRRRVFSSFIHFAAGSKQRYYRLYREWFAWYFATRHSSKALLSAMTVLEKLKLELWSNETLQRIPFFAVCPSPFHSP; via the coding sequence ATGAGGCGCTTCAAGCGCTTTCTGCTCTCGACACTGATTCTCGCTCTTGTCTTGCCCGTTATTAGTGCCCCCGCAGTTTTCTGGGGGCTCAGCGCATCTCACTGCCACTACTTATTTCATCCTATTGAACCAGTGGAGCGCGCTGCACTGGGACAGAGGGAACCCttgccgcaccgcagcacagACAAGCGGCCTGATTCCAACGCAGACCTGCAAGCAAGCATCAACGCATACCTGGCGCAGCACAACAATACCGAAGGTGTACAGCTCCCCCCCGTTCGAATTCACTTCATAGCAGCTTCAAATCAGACGGACTGGAGTTTCTGTATGGCTACTGCGTCGTGTGCACTCTCTGGTGTCGAGCTCAGCGTCCTTGGTACTGAGACTACCTACTCTCACGTCTGGCGGTTTGAGCAATACCTCGACTATCTTGATCGAGCCGGCGTGCGAGACGAGGACATCGTGGTCACATTGGACACAGACGTGGCGTGGACCGGCTCTGATGTGACGCCGTTCTTGCAGAAGTTTGCGCGGTACTCGCCTGCCTCGGAGGAAGCTCTCGATCTCGCCGCTGTGCGCGCCTGGGAGGATTATGGGGAGGAGGTAGGGTCAGCCTTTATGGCTACGCTGCGCACCATGCCCGAGAAGCAGTCACGGCCTCTTATGCAGCTTCCGCCGGTCATATTCAACGCGGACGACGATTGCTTCTATCATCAGCCAGCCGACGGCCTCTTCCAATGTCTTTCCAGCGACTACATCACAATGCACCTCATCGCAGCCGCTCGCAACGGTGCATCCTTTTTCTCTCACGAAGACGCGGCCCGCGTGTCTAAGGAGAACTGGGAGAACTACAAGAGCATCTACAGCAGCTTCTTCGCTCAGGGACACGGGCATCGGCACCTCAACACGTCACTGGAGGCTGCGACATTTCTGCGAACGCCCGGCGACCTGTTCTTCTACGACGGCGCCCTCTCCGTCGGTCGTAACCCGTCGTTCTACCTCAACGCCGGCATGCACGTCTCCCGCGCGTGGGCCCTGCGAGAGCTCGCCAGGGGCGTTCTTCGGTTTGCCAAGGAGCGACGGCCTCGTGCGAAGCAGGAGTGGTTTTGTGATCAGTCAATCATCAGCACCCTGCGGTACTACTCACGCATGTTCGAGGTCAATGAGGGCCTTTTGTTTGGCACTGGGCACCGCAAAGACGGCGAACTCGTGCGCGACTACTTTGGACTGCCGGTTGGTCTTCTATCTGTCGACTCTCTCACAGAGTTCATGTTTACTTCACATTTACGGCGCCGAAAAAAGCTTGGTGAGCTAACGGCCTACTACATCCGTCATCGCGATGAAATGTTTTTCACTGTGCCTGACAGTGATCTCATCGCTAAAAGCTCCGGTATGTTCATTACCTCCCCACTGTGGGGTCGTGAAGtcccgcagcgctgcatcgacGTACCCTTACTTGACGACTCGGTGTCGATAAGGTGCTCACGTGCTCTTAGGCGGCGTGTATTTTCCTCCTTCATACACTTCGCTGCCGGTAGCAAGCAACGATACTATCGGCTGTACCGTGAGTGGTTTGCCTGGTACTTCGCGACTCGGCATAGTTCCAAAGCCCTGTTGTCTGCCATGACGGTGCTAGAGAAGTTGAAGCTCGAGCTTTGGTCTAATGAGACACTTCAGCGTATCCCCTTTTTTGCGGTGTGCCCCAGTCCGTTTCACAGTCCTTGA
- a CDS encoding ATP diphosphohydrolase (TriTrypDB/GeneDB-style sysID: LpmP.15.0030) gives MRPYSSVRRMTQQSNRLRVIGALVLSAFVLFGFVIYSESPWLSPCNSPYSNVYDIVIDAGSTGSRVHVFQYERSSTGVILLRERFKRIEPGLSSFATDPEGAKQSLAGLLRFAEKAVPQSYQRCTSVTLKATAGLRLLPEADQQVLLDAAQQTLKAFPFQSRGASIVSGAQEGVYGWLTVNYLLNRLDKEGATVATIDMGGASTQVVFETKFTSGEWLPFNYAHQLRTPKRTIAMYQHSYLGLGLNEAKKTLMTLFAKVNGTSSFSCFPRGHTEHLNGVELRNGDSTDFDVCVNLFREHVITKPICRFDACGARGVPQPPLPSKQHPIYAFSYFYDRLYHFRSEGFPVYVSSYKELGREVCQRESADQTTTPKETACMELAYLYSFLTHGLGLSDDRTLEVPNRIEGIAVSWSLGCSLSFVLMME, from the coding sequence ATGCGACCGTACTCCTCAGTGCGGCGGATGACTCAACAGTCGAACCGACTGCGCGTTATCGGCGCACTCGTGCTTAGCGCATTCGTTCTCTTCGGCTTTGTCATCTACTCTGAAAGCCCTTGGCTCTCTCCTTGCAACTCGCCATACTCGAATGTCTACGACATCGTAATCGACGCCGGCAGTACCGGCTCGCGCGTACATGTGTTTCAGTACGAGCGCAGTAGCACTGGTGTCATACTCCTGAGAGAGCGCTTCAAACGGATAGAGCCGGGACTGTCTTCATTTGCCACCGATCCGGAAGGCGCTAAGCAGTCGCTTGCGGGGCTCCTGCGCTTCGCTGAAAAGGCAGTTCCACAAAGCTACCAGAGGTGCACTTCCGTAACCCTCAAGGCCACCGCCGGCCTCCGGCTTCTCCCTGAAGCCGATCAGCAGGTGTTGCTGGATGCTGCCCAGCAGACCCTCAAGGCATTTCCGTTTCAGTCTCGTGGCGCCTCCATCGTCTCTGGTGCTCAAGAGGGTGTCTATGGGTGGCTCACGGTGAACTACCTCCTTAACAGGCTCGACAAGGAGggcgccaccgtcgcgaCCATAGACATGGGGGGTGCCTCGACGCAGGTGGTGTTCGAGACGAAGTTCACGTCTGGAGAGTGGCTGCCCTTCAACTACGCCCACCAGCTGCGCACGCCAAagcgcaccatcgccatgTATCAGCACAGCTACCTAGGCCTTGGGCTCAACGAGGCAAAGAAGACACTGATGACGTTGTTCGCCAAAGTAAATGGGACATCCTCTTTTTCATGCTTCCCGAGAGGGCATACGGAACACCTGAATGGTGTGGAACTTCGAAACGGCGATTCCACGGACTTCGACGTTTGTGTAAATCTTTTTCGAGAGCACGTCATAACGAAGCCGATCTGCAGGTTTGATGCCTGTGGCGCTCGCggcgtgccgcagccgccgctgccgtcgaagCAGCATCCAATTTACGCCTTTTCTTACTTCTACGACCGTCTCTACCACTTCCGCAGTGAAGGATTCCCGGTATACGTCTCGTCGTACAAGGAGCTCGGGCGGGAGGTGTGTCAGCGGGAGTCTGCAGACCAGACCACCACCCCCAAGGAAACGGCCTGCATGGAGCTGGCATACTTGTACAGCTTCTTGACGCACGGGCTAGGGCTTAGCGACGACAGAACCCTCGAGGTTCCTAACCGCATAGAGGGTATCGCGGTCTCCTGGTCTCTAGGCTGCTCTCTGTCCTTCGTGCTCATGATGGAATGA
- a CDS encoding hypothetical protein (TriTrypDB/GeneDB-style sysID: LpmP.15.0040) → MSSPHHSDVSSPYVQKEEDLLDKNLIPTIKSYKNMEFLNSYAGRMIRILCEFEEPQQRLQQHFIRSTVLFFGSARSMTQGQYDSTMRGLRSKLAAATEENAKVSIQNELARLEKTQWMCKWVDLVEHLAKMVAEFARKEREIINCSFKYIPDYFRLPPEESSESLDDLHKRFGDLVVTTGGGPGFMEAANRGAASVPGAVTMGMGISLPFEKGLNPHVTEGLAFEFHYFFTRKFWMMYSCRAIVVAPGGFGTLDEIFELLTLKQTKKIPSLPVVLLCKQFWKTVVNWQALADYGVISQDEIDSLLFTDSADEAIEHIKEFYRRLANDSTSLA, encoded by the coding sequence ATGTCGTCCCCGCACCACTCGGATGTCTCCTCCCCTTATGTccagaaggaggaggacctCTTGGACAAAAACCTGATTCCGACCATCAAGTCCTACAAGAACATGGAGTTTCTCAACAGCTACGCAGGGCGTATGATCCGCATCTTGTGCGAGTTTGAGgagcctcagcagcgccttcagcAGCACTTCATCCGCTCCACAGTTCTCTTCTTCGGCAGTGCACGCTCCATGACCCAGGGGCAGTATGACTCCACCATGCGGGGCCTCCGGTCCAAACTGGCGGCTGCCACGGAGGAAAATGCCAAGGTGAGCATCCAGAACGAGTTGGCTCGCCTGGAGAAGACGCAGTGGATGTGCAAGTGGGTCGACCTGGTGGAGCACTTGGCTAAGATGGTGGCGGAGTTCGCTCGTAAGGAGCGGGAGATCATCAACTGCAGTTTCAAGTACATCCCGGACTACTTCAGGTTGCCGCCCGAGGAGAGTTCGGAGTCCCTGGACGACTTGCACAAGCGCTTTGGCGACCTGGTCGTTACCACAGGTGGTGGCCCCGGTTTCATGGAGGCGGCAaaccgcggcgctgcgtcggtgcccGGCGCTGTTACGATGGGCATGGGTATCTCCCTCCCATTTGAGAAGGGCCTCAACCCCCACGTGACGGAGGGCTTGGCATTTGAGTTCCACTACTTCTTCACACGTAAGTTTTGGATGATGTACTCGTGCCGCGCCATTGTCGTCGCCCCGGGTGGATTCGGCACGCTGGACGAAATTTTTGAATTGCTCACTCTGAAGCAGACGAAGAAAATCCCTTCGCTACCGGTGGTGTTACTCTGCAAGCAGTTTTGGAAGACGGTGGTCAACTGGCAGGCGCTGGCGGACTACGGCGTGATATCTCAAGATGAGATCGATAGTCTGCTCTTCACAGACTCCGCGGATGAGGCGATCGAGCACATCAAAGAGTTTTACCGCCGCTTGGCAAATGATTCGACCAGCTTGGCGTAA
- a CDS encoding cytochrome-b5 reductase, putative (TriTrypDB/GeneDB-style sysID: LpmP.15.0050) produces MQQSEHLAASCAKAPVNTFTSDEYKPFKLISSRYESHDTRRFYFALDSADDSFYMPVASCIIAKYTDADGKDVARPYTPISSNSTKGHFELLVKKYPKGKMGNHLFAMQPGDELLIKGPFEKFAYKPNMWKHVGMIAGGTGIAPMYQVIRAVLENPKDKTNISLIYASNQRRDILLANELIEMQKIYNNFNMYLTLLEVPHRWLGGIGYVNSAMVTTFMPKPGEKNTKILVCGPPPMMQAISGDKLFEPGKPPQQGPVGGLLETLGYKEGQVFKY; encoded by the coding sequence ATGCAGCAGTCGGAGCACTTagccgccagctgcgccaagGCGCCAGTGAACACGTTCACCTCCGATGAGTACAAGCCATTCAAGTTGATCTCCTCCCGCTACGAGTCGCATGATACGCGCCGCTTCTACTTTGCTCTCGATAGTGCCGATGATAGCTTCTACATGCCAGTTGCCTCGTGCATTATTGCCAAGTACACCGATGCAGACGGCAAGGACGTTGCCCGGCCATACACCCCCATCTCTTCTAATAGCACCAAAGGCCACTTTGAGCTCCTTGTCAAAAAGTACCCAAAGGGAAAGATGGGCAACCACCTCTTCGCCATGCAACCAGGCGACGAGCTCCTCATCAAAGGCCCCTTTGAGAAGTTTGCCTACAAGCCCAACATGTGGAAGCACGTGGGCATGATCGCCGGCGGTACTGGCATTGCCCCCATGTACCAAGTGATTCGTGCCGTGCTAGAGAACCCCAAGGACAAGACCAACATTTCTCTCATCTACGCAAGCAACCAGCGCCGCGACATTCTCCTTGCCAACGAGCTGATTGAAATGCAGAAAATCTACAACAACTTCAACATGTATTTAACCCTACTGGAGGTGCCGCACCGGTGGCTAGGCGGTATCGGTTACGTGAACAGTGCCATGGTGACCACCTTTATGCCCAAGCCGGGGGAGAAGAACACAAAGATCCTCGTGTGCGGCCCCCCACCAATGATGCAAGCCATCAGTGGTGACAAGCTGTTTGAGCCTGGCAAGCCACCTCAGCAGGGCCCCGTTGGCGGTCTGCTGGAGACACTAGGCTACAAGGAGGGCCAGGTCTTTAAGTACTGA
- a CDS encoding eukaryotic initiation factor 4a, putative (TriTrypDB/GeneDB-style sysID: LpmP.15.0060), translating into MLMETQHSRSLIERERRTESVFRPPKFVKSVPPHKKALTATARPWYPTSADAEKKPLTPLRLILAPPTALGQSPDVKPKSAPMLTLLTDWAMQSPQSSLFSPLSTPVHTFFHTITEVATAARIYPVEMFMSVRRDASHTPHGVLRWCVQQYLEVPTLKVPTHLQLSMSEVLNSEDGVSRGALGSGLKGRTRAKPVRQVHHKVMSVLSRITPQKFTELLQELLQLPLRQADGSELHEVVKVFFDKAVQEPEYSELYARLFSELCEMKNGERELEAELRDRLFCNRINRELLHTCDEEFHRPIELTDDEKVDRTTGKPYSEEEVDMKRTRLKNRLVGNIKFLGELFKMNLVTERVVENMFQLLVGDFDPNNPVQREDYIFEVFSTLIRTVGPILKDRRPLVLAHYLGVAKAVENSHPRPRIRFLMMDLSDLNKRQGWVSTDRVMREADSCDDLHRLSFMKHVDSVASTSFLQSSIMTPSDDNTTQRCDFALSRPASVAFRDNSGFGTSMIISPSSLRSSPTFSRAQIPPKPAAMNPSYLRPSYSASAPSPVPERRSPGSAYICPLIDPPISRSLSDAPPNSSLPRSRASTVGATEVVNIQEVTQQLIQNFNDPREEATVLHGIGEMSLKNKVLCLTWWLRQVTTDTSRFEERQRITELLSSLLISCPSFQPSDLISAIIEWIRFDIEKAEYHQCPRMFENMGHMIQRCYAADVSTLPNISEVQNLLHLGLFNVMLHDLTTSNGTDQMVTLVKSAFSIGVSLLNTITDRKSEAATLRVALQCRFRLLPYFFSVSNVAENGILCTSPQCHTPTTPNMRNIPQMESISSVGHYDPLSQCMLFHKVTDDAEFVVLRRARVDASERTAAWREGLVSLALAEIGNGSTVSQLVQMGKVIGALLACSTVSVNGTNLLSATEVDELVAEMLKRRSEPLFQAIAAMEVIMHHTLSVSGSNPRKSIRVRQLRLMYSRWCTLNIFDATVVMNLLRCLHAPENGASVYAVYHNALVDAELPWATVLTYLL; encoded by the coding sequence ATGCTGATGGAAACACAGCACAGCCGCTCTCTCATTGAGAGGGAGCGCCGCACTGAGTCTGTCTTTCGTCCGCCTAAGTTCGTTAAGTCAGTGCCGCCACATAAGAAAGCACTGACGGCTACGGCTCGCCCGTGGTATCCGACGAGCGCTGATGCCGAGAAGAAGCCGCTGACACCTCTCCGCCTTATCCTGGCACCGCCCACCGCGTTAGGACAGTCCCCAGACGTCAAACCAAAAAGCGCACCTATGCTCACACTGCTGACGGATTGGGCGATGCAAAGTCCGCAAAGCAGCCTGTTCTCCCCCCTCAGCACCCCTGTGCACACCTTCTTCCACACCATCACGGAGgtagcgacggcggcgcgcatATATCCGGTAGAGATGTTCATGTCAGTGCGAAGGGATGCCTCACACACGCCACACGGCGTGCTGCGTTGGTGTGTGCAACAGTACCTGGAGGTGCCCACGCTGAAAGTGCCGACGCACCTTCAGCTGTCGATGAGCGAGGTGCTGAACTCGGAGGACGGCGTCAGCCGCGGTGCTCTGGGCTCGGGTCTCAAGGGCAGAACCCGCGCGAAGCCTGTACGGCAGGTACACCACAAAGTGATGTCGGTGCTCAGCCGCATCACCCCACAGAAGTTTACAGAGCTGCttcaggagctgctgcagctcccgTTGCGTCAAGCGGACGGATCAGAGCTGCACGAGGTAGTCAAGGTCTTCTTTGACAAGGCCGTGCAGGAGCCAGAGTACAGTGAACTCTACGCGCGCCTCTTCAGTGAACTGTGCGAGATGAAGAATGGCGAGCGCGAGttggaggcggagctgcgcgaccgCCTTTTCTGCAACCGCATCAACCGCGAGCTGCTCCACACCTGCGACGAAGAGTTCCACCGCCCCATCGAGCTGACAGACGACGAGAAGGTCGACCGCACCACCGGCAAGCCGtacagtgaggaggaggtggataTGAAGCGCACTCGCCTGAAAAACCGCCTCGTCGGCAACATCAAGTTTCTTGGGGAGCTTTTCAAGATGAACCTGGTGACGGAGCGCGTCGTGGAAAACATGTTTCAGCTCCTCGTCGGCGACTTTGACCCGAACAACCCTGTCCAGCGTGAGGACTACATCTTTGAGGTCTTCTCTACGCTCATCCGCACAGTCGGACCGATTCTAAAGGATCGCCGCCCATTGGTGCTGGCGCACTACCTCGGCGTAGCCAAGGCGGTCGAGAACTCGCACCCGCGCCCCCGCATCCGCTTCCTCATGATGGACCTGAGTGACCTGAACAAGAGGCAGGGGTGGGTTTCCACCGATCGGGTAATGCGTGAGGCAGACTCGTGCGACGACTTGCACCGCTTGTCGTTCATGAAGCACGTCGACAGCGTGGCGAGCACCTCTTTCTTGCAGTCCTCCATCATGACCCCGAGCGATGACAAcacgacgcagcgctgcgactTCGCACTTTCTCGCCCCGCCTCCGTTGCGTTCCGCGATAACTCGGGTTTTGGGACGAGTATGATCATCTCCCCTTCCAGCCTCAGGAGCAGCCCCACTTTCTCGCGCGCCCAGATCCCGCCGAAGCCGGCCGCGATGAACCCTTCGTATTTGCGCCCCTCCTACAGCGCGTCTGCGCCGAGCCCCGTTCCGGAGCGACGATCCCCGGGCTCCGCCTATATCTGCCCGTTGATCGACCCTCCCatctctcgttctctcagCGACGCCCCACCGAACTCCTCGCTaccgcgcagccgcgcctcGACGGTGGGTGCGACAGAGGTGGTCAACATACAAGAGgtcacgcagcagctcatACAAAACTTTAACGACCCTAGGGAGGAGGCAACTGTACTGCATGGCATTGGCGAGATGAGCCTCAAGAACAAAGTGCTGTGCCTGACATGGTGGCTGCGGCAGGTGACAACCGACACCTCACGTTttgaagagcggcagcgcatcacagagctgctctcctcgctgcttATCTCATGCCCCTCCTTCCAGCCCAGCGACTTGATCTCTGCCATCATTGAGTGGATCCGCTTCGATATTGAGAAGGCTGAATACCACCAGTGCCCCCGCATGTTCGAGAACATGGGTCACATGATTCAGCGCTGCTACGCTGCCGATGTGTCCACGCTGCCAAATATCAGCGAGGTGCAGAACCTGCTGCACCTGGGCCTCTTCAACGTCATGCTGCACGACTTGACCACCTCGAACGGCACCGATCAAATGGTTACCCTTGTCAAGAGCGCCTTCTCGATCggggtgtcgctgctgaacACGATCACCGACCGAAAGAGTGAGGCAGCGACGCTTcgtgtggcgctgcagtgccgcttCCGGCTACTCCCATACTTCTTTAGCGTGAGCAACGTCGCTGAGAACGGTATCCTATGCACTTCACCCCAGTGCCACACGCCGACAACGCCGAATATGCGCAATATCCCGCAGATGGAGTCCATTAGCAGCGTTGGCCATTACGACCCACTGTCCCAATGCATGCTGTTTCACAAAGTGACTGACGATGCCGAGTTCGtcgtgctgcgccgtgccCGTGTTGATGCCAGCGAGCGTACCGCGgcgtggagggaggggttgGTGAGCCTCGCTCTCGCGGAGATAGGCAACGGCTCCACGGTCTCGCAGCTTGTGCAGATGGGCAAGGTGATTGGGGCTCTTCTGGCATGCTCTACTGTGTCGGTGAACGGAACGAACTTGCTGTCGGCCACCGAGGTGGACGAGCTGGTAGCTGAGATGCTGAAGCGCCGCTCTGAACCGCTGTTCCAGGCTATCGCTGCCATGGAGGTCATCATGCACCACACGCTGTCCGTCTCCGGCTCGAATCCGCGCAAGAGCATCCGCGTTCGGCAGCTTCGCCTTATGTACTCTCGCTGGTGCACACTGAACATCTTCGACGCGACGGTCGTGATGAACCTGCTGCGGTGCCTGCACGCACCGGAGAACGGCGCCAGCGTCTATGCTGTGTACCACAACGCCCTTGTTGATGCAGAGTTGCCATGGGCCACCGTCCTCACGTACTTATTGTAG
- a CDS encoding hypothetical protein (TriTrypDB/GeneDB-style sysID: LpmP.15.0070) → MPLSCVAKAEDVLQKTVHLSRGGLCAEFTAEDIRRITDADVLRYLSTHSNARAELDGGINTAPVEKSLAPVTGAADMEAHMEALQEAISTFITVVDNEGCRYEICVGALGHVQVPIDDDSYADGASLHEDMGDIEVVPASDAVHVGMPGEKSAVTEEATSAAVSRTSSEVTPAASHQKGWPARRPQPSKPVCSARAAAHLSARVRQQNRFSPSTSLARPSQASQLSTSKPPTLPVRPQASLTDNEAARVKHLLDPSAIAALMSSPYVLDAEKESRLRALEALTRRYAAVRGVVVAEDALQPIDNVTSDVLAAAAVPNLAGRATDLGNAYMHYAEEREKAAQQLRSVNDRLRALQRRAEAVALAPADDVPSSIAVLRPSWAQPTAPVMEEAEIQRLLVLAHEEEARAKETEMECALPPTPAEPFSGLRCLLVEASARAADLLATYESAPPVLRSEAVAMTDDASHSGP, encoded by the coding sequence ATGCCCTTGTCCTGCGTCGCCAAAGCTGAGGATGTCTTGCAGAAGACTGTGCATCTCTCCAGAGGCGGCCTCTGCGCAGAGTTCACAGCGGAAGACATCCGGCGCATCACGGACGCTGACGTGCTCCGCTACCTCTCCACCCACTCTAATGCCCGCGCCGAATTGGACGGCGGTATCAACACCGCCCCTGTTGAAAAGTCGCTCGCTCCTGTGACGGGGGCGGCAGACATGGAGGCGCACATGGAGGCCTTGCAGGAGGCGATCAGCACATTTATTACAGTAGTCGACAACGAGGGGTGCCGCTACGAGATCTGTGTCGGGGCCCTTGGGCACGTGCAGGTGCCCATTGACGACGACAGTTACGCGGATGGAGCCTCTCTGCATGAAGACATGGGGGATATAGAGGTGGTGCCAGCAAGTGACGCTGTGCATGTTGGCATGCCTGGAGAGAAGTCGGCGGTGACCGAGGAAGCCACATCAGCCGCCGTCTCTCGAACGTCTAGCGAGGTGACGCCGGCAGCAAGCCACCAAAAGGGCTGGCCAGCGCGACGTCCCCAGCCGTCGAAGCCGGTTTGCTCGGCGCGGGCCGCAGCGCACCTCAGTGCGCGAGTGCGCCAGCAGAATCGTTTCTCTCCATCTACTTCATTAGCGCGACCCTCCCAGGCGAGTCAACTCTCTACGTCGAAGCCGCCTACGCTCCCTGTGCGGCCACAGGCGAGTCTGACAGACAACGAGGCGGCGCGTGTCAAGCACTTACTGGACCCCTCCGCTATCGCTGCTCTAATGTCCAGCCCGTATGTACTTGACGCAGAGAAGGAATCGCGCCTTCGAGCACTGGAGGCATTGACGCGACGCTATGCAGCCGTCCGAGGAGTAGTGGTGGCCGAAGATGCCCTGCAGCCCATCGATAATGTGACGAGTGAcgtgcttgccgctgccgcagtgcctAATCTCGCAGGGAGAGCCACGGATCTCGGAAACGCCTACATGCACTATGCAGAGGAGCGTGAGaaggcggcacagcagctgcgctcaGTGAATGATCGCCTCCGTGCACTGCAACGACGAGCCGAGGCGGTAGCGCTAGCCCCGGCTGACGACGTGCCCTCATCTATTGCAGTACTGCGGCCGTCCTGGGCGCAGCCCACAGCACCTGTAATGGAGGAAGCGGAGATTCAGCGTCTGCTGGTCCTCGCGCACGAAGAGGAGGCCAGGGCGAAGGAGACGGAGATGGAGTGCGCTCTACCACCTACACCTGCCGAACCATTCAGTGGGTTGCGCTGCCTTTTGGTTGAGGCCTCCGCGCGCGCAGCGGATCTTCTGGCAACATACGAGTCTGCACCGCCAGTGCTGCGCTCTGAAGCGGTGGCGATGACCGACGATGCGTCCCACAGCGGCCCTTAA
- a CDS encoding hypothetical protein (TriTrypDB/GeneDB-style sysID: LpmP.15.0080) produces the protein MRRSLWRLYKIPKNMGVAPRFDTWNEKYEPWEHLRRMGRLAGTGFYIPPEWYNHFRMFPPINHNFQQERTLNPHNASEPTQDDTEHLSAERIALRDELARKSRLLASEGMRYYNVFWVRKPLDRMEREYYVLKRKGVAHSVAIKRVLQMFYDDLTVKKRVAAIQAEEAKLSGKYISMREAVVLMGVLTQLQKEQLTPHQVTLLVQEQRAKAQTGEAFVATVERSTEAVADAAKGAAEGGEVISADSLADLLSTEAGLDENAPSISYKVTIHDAEHDSVKQLQDAALDHTGRSDWYTGESPVLHMEKPIPTTRTPSSRRTER, from the coding sequence ATGCGACGTTCCTTGTGGCGCTTGTACAAGATTCCCAAGAACATGGGCGTGGCTCCGCGCTTCGACACGTGGAACGAGAAGTATGAGCCCTGGGAGCATCTTAGGCGCATGGGGCGGTTGGCAGGCACCGGCTTCTACATCCCCCCGGAGTGGTACAATCACTTTCGCATGTTCCCGCCCATCAACCACAACTTTCAACAAGAGAGGACGCTTAACCCGCACAACGCGAGCGAGCCAACGCAGGATGACACGGAGCACCTTTCTGCTGAGCGAATCGCGCTGCGCGATGAGCTGGCGCGGAAGAGCCGCCTCTTAGCCTCGGAGGGAATGCGGTACTACAACGTGTTCTGGGTACGCAAGCCGCTCGACCGAATGGAGCGGGAGTACTACGTGCTGAAGCGCAAGGGTGTAGCGCACTCGGTGGCCATCAAGCGAGTGCTGCAGATGTTCTATGACGACCTCACTGTGAAGAAGCGTGTAGCCGCCATCCAGGCCGAGGAAGCGAAGTTGTCCGGCAAGTATATCTCCATGCGTGAGGCCGTTGTACTCATGGGGGTGCTGACAcagctgcagaaggagcagcTGACTCCGCACCAGgtgacgctgctggtgcaggagcagcgagcgAAGGCTCAAACAGGAGAGGCCTTTGTCGCTACGGTTGAGCGCTCTACCGAGGCTGTTGCTGACGCTGCCAAGGGTGCCGCAGAGGGCGGCGAGGTCATATCGGCCGACTCCCTCGCTGACTTGCTCTCCACGGAAGCGGGCCTAGACGAGAACGCCCCCTCCATCTCATACAAAGTCACGATCCACGACGCGGAGCACGACAGCGTGAAACAGCTGCAGGATGCGGCACTGGATCACACCGGCAGGAGTGATTGGTACACGGGCGAGTCACCTGTGCTTCACATGGAGAAGCCAATCCCAACAACGCGCACCCCTTCCAGCAGGAGGACGGAGCGTTGA